In Malassezia japonica chromosome 2, complete sequence, one DNA window encodes the following:
- the sds22 gene encoding protein phosphatase regulatory subunit Sds22 (COG:T; BUSCO:EOG09263GUT; EggNog:ENOG503NUKW) produces MAAPEKKVQVVGFPPEVQGPPKEVETDSENEQDHREEPEVTGDEDEVVNVPDELDEEIQQMLGYQHENELYLDMSHMRISSLKQLNLARFGDTLQRIDLRQNQIKHMSGKELSHVPNLKELDLYDNSIEHISGLENLLELESLDLSFNNIRHISRISHLPKLETVYFVQNKIARVRPLDFQPPLTHCLINLELGGNRLRSLENLSSLVNLEQLWIGKNKLTSLKLEGLETLTELEELYFSHNAVTELSGLENNHKLSVLDLAANQVESFDGVQHLNLMSQFYANDNKVKDLSVLDKYLSVQCMPELETLYVEGNPIQRELGTAYRRKVQLILPQVRQLDATLVRR; encoded by the exons ATGGCTGCCCCGGAGAAGAAAGTGCAAGTCGTTGGGTTCCCGCCCGAGGTGCAGGGCCCCCCCAAGGAGGTGGAGACTGATTCTGAAAATGAGCAGGATCACAGAGAAGAGCCCGAGGTTACAGgcgacgaagacgaggTCGTGAACGTGCCCGatgagctcgacgaggagatcCAACAGATGCTCGGCTACCAGCATGAAAACGAACTCTACCTCGACATGTCGCACATGCGCATAAGCTCACTCAAGCAGCTTAATCTTGCCCGTTTCGgcgacacgctgcagcgTATTGATTTACGTCAAAACCAAATTAAGCATATGAGCGGGAAAGAGCTGAGCCATGTCCCTAACTTGAAGGAGCTTGACTTGTACGACAATTCGATTGAGCACATTAGTGGATTGGAAAACCTTTTGGAACTTGA ATCGCTTGACCTGTCCTTCAACAACATTCGGCACATTTCGCGTATCTCGCACTTGCCCAAGCTCGAGACGGTTTATTTTGTCCAGAATAAGAttgcgcgcgtgcgtccTTTGGACTTCCAGCCGCCCCTGACGCACTGTCTCATCAATCTGGAGTTGGGCGGAAACCGCCTTCGT TCTCTGGAGAACCTCAGCTCGCTAGTTAATCTCGAGCAGCTTTGGATTGGAAAGAACAAGCTCACCTCGCTCAAG TTGGAGGGTCTGGAGACGTTGACGGAATTGGAGGAGCTTTATTTCTCCCACAATGCTGTGACGGAACTTTCTGGCCTTGAGAACAACCACAAACTCTCGGTGCTGGATTTGGCCGCGAATCAGGTGGAGTCGTTCGACGGCGTGCAACACCTCAACCTGATGTCGCAGTTTTAT GCCAATGACAACAAAGTCAAGGATCTCTCCGTTCTGGATAAGTACCTGAGTGTACAATGTAtgcccgagctcgagactTTGTACGTCGAAGGCAACCCCATCCAGCgtgagctcggcacggcaTACCGGCGCAAGGTGCAGCTCATTCTTCCTCAAGTCCGCCAGTTGGATGCCAC GCTCGTGCGTCGCTAA
- a CDS encoding uncharacterized protein (EggNog:ENOG503PJV4), whose amino-acid sequence MFRATQSVASKASRLPLNSKKANKDFYKGTRTGNIMQRKRVALADRSGNQLYDEQGRERTWNLRTHRIDEGRTISFVVPPGLNDTKLKPYVYIGKESDGGSERPEPGQPGAPKMPSSGMNGTFYSRLVDRMLLSKPQRS is encoded by the exons ATGTTTCGCGCGACGCAGTCCGTCGCGTCCAAGGCGAGCCGCCTTCCGCTGAACTCGAAGAAGGCTAACAAGGACTTTTATAAGG GCACAAGGACCGGCAACATTatgcagcgcaagcgtgTTGCGCTGGCTGATCGCAGCGGTAACCAGCTCTATGACGAGCAGGGCCGTGAGCGGACATGGAATCTGCGTACGCACCGCATTGACGAGGGTCGTACCATCTCTTTTGTGGTGCCCCCCGGTCTCAACGATACCAAGCTCAAGCCTTACGTCTACATCGGCAAGGAGTCGGACGGTGGCTCGGAGCGTCCGGAGCCTGGACAGCCGGGTGCCCCCAAAATGCCATCGTCGGGTATGAATGGCACGTTCTATTCGCGTCTGGTGGATCGTATGCTGCTCTCTAAGCCGCAGCGCTCGTAA
- the clc1 gene encoding Clathrin light chain (BUSCO:EOG09264XOC; EggNog:ENOG503P0SF; COG:U) — protein sequence MSFDFGQFGSAEPADPTSDFLQREKEAAGAILGNDSDLFGSGQPAGAPEHDFEQRAQDFPALDDENEFEDALSGAPEQPVVPAAKLESGPMLMRADSLAEFGEPPEPEPVPAPAPAPAPEPEAQFEASFPETADLDAGVVPAPLPQERAPEPAETMPLGDKKTPFTYDELDEESDALRAWRAKQQEEIARRDAQSERQRSEAASKAEQEIDQFYADYNAQKEKNIRKNKEAEARFHEQKQQELAEGTTWTRITKLLDLQNSQSKTIAKVSPGSSDLARMKELYLSLRREGESAPGAAGY from the coding sequence ATGTCGTTTGATTTTGGGCAGTTTGGCAGTGCGGAACCTGCGGACCCTACGTCCGACTTCCTGCAGCGTGAGAAGGAGGCCGCCGGTGCGATCCTTGGCAATGACTCGGACCTGTTTGGCTCCGGGCAGCCCGCCGGTGCTCCCGAGCACGACTttgagcagcgtgcgcaagaCTTCCCTGCGTTGGACGACGAGAACGAGttcgaggatgcgctgaGCGGTGCGCCCGAGCAGCCGGTTGTGCCTGCGGCCAAGCTGGAGTCTGGGCCGATGCTGATGCGTGccgactcgctcgccgagtttggcgagccgcccgagcccgagcccgtgcctgcgcccgcgcccgcgcccgcgcctgagcccgaggcgcagtTCGAGGCGAGCTTCCCCGAGACGGCGGACCTCGATGCTGGCGtcgtgcctgcgccgctcccccaggagcgtgcgcccgagccggccgAGACGatgccgctcggcgacaaAAAGACGCCGTTCACCTacgacgagctggacgaggagagcgacgcgctgcgtgcgtggcgcgccaAGCAGCAAGAAGAAattgcgcggcgcgacgcgcaatccgagcgccagcgcagcgaggccgCGTCCAAGGCGGAGCAAGAGATCGACCAGTTCTACGCGGACTACAACGCGCAGAAGGAGAAGAACATCCGCAAGAAcaaggaggccgaggcgcgcttcCACGAGCAAAAGCAGCAGGAACTTGCCGAAGGCACGACCTGGACGCGCATCAccaagctgctcgacctgcaAAACAGCCAGTCGAAGACCATCGCCAAGGTCAGCCCCGGCTCGAGCGACCTGGCCCGCATGAAGGAGCTCTACCTCtccttgcggcgcgaggGCGAGTCGGCGCCGGGTGCCGCGGGCTACTAA
- the MRPL23 gene encoding 54S ribosomal protein L23, mitochondrial (COG:J; BUSCO:EOG092654LJ; EggNog:ENOG503P1Y2), producing MSQRVGNTSLAFSRIWHHVDARERVLGRLARSIAVTLMGKHKPVYDPAVDAGDYVVVTNASHVAVTGKKAEQKVYRHHTMYPGGLKEIPFKAMLQSKPEEILRRAVSGMLPKNKLRERRLERLKIFSDSTHPYEENIVKRYDVPTKMQ from the exons ATGTCGCAGCGCGTGGGGAAT ACCTCGCTCGCCTTCTCGCGCATCTGGCACCATGTGGACGCGCGTGAGCGTGTCCTGGGCCGCCTTGCCCGCTCGATTGCCGTGACGCTGATGGGCAAGCACAAGCCGGTGTACGACcccgcggtcgacgcgggCGACTATGTCGTGGTCACCAACGCCtcgcacgtcgccgtgACCGGCAAAAAGGCGGAGCAAAAGGTGTACAGGCACCATACGATGTACCCGGGTGGTCTTAAGGAGATCCCGTTCAAGGCGATGCTGCAGTCGAAGCCGGAAGAgatcctgcgccgcgctgtTTCGGGCATGCTGCCCAAGaacaagctgcgcgagcggcggctcgagcgcctcaaAATCTTTTCGGACAGTACCCACCCGTATGAGGAAAA CATTGTCAAGCGCTACGACGTGCCGACCAAAATGCAATAG
- the CAP2 gene encoding F-actin-capping protein subunit beta (COG:Z; EggNog:ENOG503NUTC) — MKVLPDHADDLASGVDQPLTVRIDQSKAGAGREFLCCDYNRDGESWRSWISNTWNPPLEDAADEEGPVVPTGKLRELELQANDAFETYRKLYYETGYSSTYLWDLGGDATNELPANFAGVVLFKKDLDSSSDPDAKGTFGTWDSLHVFEVATVTGTEGTTSVQSAKYKLSSTVMLTLDRREGGVGPLGNVDLSGSLTRQEIYFGKMRDVVDQLRSLEDLEASRNAKKLQEELVAGWQR, encoded by the exons ATGAAAGTGCTTCCGGaccacgccgacgacctgGCGTCGGGTGTGGACCAGCCGCTGACCGTGCGCATTGACCAGTCGAAGGCTGGTGCAGGGCGCGAGTTTCTGTGCTGCGACTATAACCGGGACGGCGAgagctggcgcagctggaTCAGTAACACGTGGAATCCCCCGTTGGAAGATGCAGCCGACGAAGAAGGGCCTGTGGTGCCGACCGGCAaactgcgcgagctggagcTCCAGGCGAACGATGCATTTGAAACATACCGCAAACTGTACTATGAAACCGGCTATTCTAGCACCTATCTCTGGGATCTAGGTGGCGATGCTACGAACGAGCTCCCAGCAAACTTTGCGGGAGTTGTCCTGTTCAAGAAGG ACCTCGATAGCTCGTCGGACCCCGATGCCAAAGGCACGTTTGGTACCTGGGACTCGCTCCATGTCTTCGAAGTTGCTACGGTGACCGGTACAGAGGGCACCACCTCGGTCCAGAGCGCCAAGTATAAACTATCGAGTACGGTCATGCtgacgctcgaccgccgcgagggTGGAGTTGGCCCCCTTGGAAACGTTGATTTGAGCGGCAGTCTTACACGTCAG GAAATCTACTTTGGCAAGATGCGCGATGTTGTAGACCAGCTGCGCAGTctcgaggacctcgaggcgagCCGTAATGCCAAAAAGCTGCAAGAGGAGCTGGTTGCTGGCTGGCAGCGTTGA
- the ERV14 gene encoding COPII-coated vesicle protein (COG:O; COG:T; COG:U; EggNog:ENOG503P1X6; TransMembrane:2 (o37-61i93-112o)), producing MVFYVILYSDLESDYINPIDLCSKLNNFTLPEMGAHAFLTTLFLLSGQWIAFVINAPLVAYNANKVINNNYLLDATEIFRTLMSHKKESFIKLGFYLLSFFYYLYRMILALVSE from the exons ATGGTGTTCTAC GTTATTCTGTACTCGGACCTCGAATCGGACTACATTAACCCGATCGACCTGTGCTCGAAGCTGAACAAC TTTACGCTCCCGGAAATGGGTGCGCACGCATTCCTCACGACGCTTTTCCTGCTCTCGGGCCAGTGGATTGCTTTCGTGATCAATGCTCCTTTGGTGGCCTATAACGCGAACAA AGTAATCAACAACAACTATTTGCTGGACGCTACTGAGATCTTCCGCACGCTCATGAGCCACAAAAAGGAAAGCTTTATCAAGTTGGGCTTCTACCTCCTGTCCTTCTTCTACTATCTCTACCG TATGATTCTCGCGCTTGTTTCTG AGTAA
- the SMC5 gene encoding Structural maintenance of chromosomes protein 5 (COG:B; COG:D; COG:L; BUSCO:EOG0926071Q; EggNog:ENOG503NUF3), with the protein MRAKRSRSESDPGDAEDVRPPAPTASVSRGRERTEKGFVPGSIVRVACENFVTYDAVEFFPGPYLNMIIGPNGTGKSTVVCAIALGLGWKPSVLGRAKDIASYVKLGHEQGWVEIELQGYPGNVNTTVRRILFRETNSSDWMLNGRNASAKEITEAVSPFHIEVGNLCAFLPQDRVADFACMSPSRLLQETQHAAGHPELSEWHASLISQGHELAKVKARVERDVQEHDHLEERNLVLERDVRRYEERVELEKRVTMLQARIPYAQYREAKQRYDIAHAERAEAKEAVRAAERALQPLQEERERVQQKVQKIELRLTDRRRDADATHATVKRIAQDRERADFEMTALHEQEKQLEVAETNRQQLIADLRRGVAELEERTSNEPQHASAEVDAQLRTVKTEMRAAAEDMRDVEAQQTDLATEERQYRVRKEQAEQKLARLNNVRHQRMQILARGDKDTYDAIEWLANHRDIFQKNVYDPILVLLDVKQPQAARAVETCLNWNFQRTFVCQCRADYDLFTRELIDKRGWRLNVVELEGGRALSDYQPPIPAEELHRMGFDNYALDMVDAPEDVLRFLCHSAHFHLIPISVRGNAQPEQVERSGYFQRYIIGSTVFSTTVSKYGKRLPVTRSNDLKPLRNFAHSGQSEAREHAENELRLLAERFAALDERKQRLHATHTQHKDRYRDLVAQRDQLAEKQRDAQRVVAEWRKAQAILQAERQKLAREEARPPVAAQRRRIEEERRKVAVELGKLAERLLRTLTSMMEARADCDAMVLSSLHYTTQLNQCTDALRERQSALREAHHALEQVLVAFTQAKEETLACKRLYEQRMDECDDAMREAFREQYADDTESVDQLEMQLNSAQAALDIPWGVGPNVVEAFRQRKAKVAQLKETIEATRLEQTRFEAAIQRVENLWLPALETLIFNVNERFSAAFQRLGCAGEIRLARDEDYEKWGIDILVKFRDTEQLQLLTGQRQSGGERSLSTILYLLSLTELSRSPFSLVDEINQGMDPRAERAVHDQMVAITCRAEAGQYFLITPKLLSGLRYHELMKVLLINNGDWLPEKLILSDVVATKRARLASAAAAPAASAAG; encoded by the exons ATGCGTgcgaagcgctcgcgcagcgaaAGCGACCCGGGCGACGCAGAGGATGTGCGACCGCCCGCGCCTACTGCGTCCGtctcgcgcggccgcgagcgcaccgagaaGGG CTTTGTGCCTGGCTCCATTGTGCGGGTTGCCTGCGAGAACTTTGTCACGTACGACGCGGTCGAGTTTTTCCCTGGGCCCTATCTGAACATGATCATCGGACCGAACGGCACGGGCAAGAGCACAGTGGTGTGTGCGATCGcactcggcctcggctgGAAGCCGAGCGTGCTGGGCCGTGCCAAGGACATAGCGTCCTACGTCAAGCTGGGGCACGAGCAGGGCTGGGTCGAAATCGAGCTGCAAGGCTATCCCGGCAACGTTAATACGACGGTCCGTCGCATCCTCTTCCGCGAGACGAACTCGAGCGACTGGATGCTCAACGGCCGCAACGCCAGTGCGAAGGAAATCACCGAGGCCGTGTCGCCCTTTCACATCGAGGTCGGCAATCTCTGTGCGTTTCTTCCGCaggaccgcgtcgcggacTTTGCGTGCATGTCCCCCTCGCGCCTTTTACAAGAGACGCAGCATGCTGCCGGCCACCCGGAGCTGAGCGAGTGGCACGCTTCGCTGATCAGCCAAGGACACGAGCTGGCCAAGGtcaaggcgcgcgtcgagcgcgacgtgcaaGAGCACGACCACCTCGAGGAACGCAATCTCGTCCttgagcgcgacgtgcgacGGTATGaagagcgtgtcgagctcgagaaaCGCGTCACGATGCTCCAAGCGCGCATTCCCTACGCGCAATACCGCGAGGCAAAGCAGCGCTACGACATTGCGCACGCAGAGCGTGCGGAGGCGAAggaggcggtgcgtgcggcagAGCGCGCATTGCAGCCCCTCCAAGAAGAACGCGA ACGCGTGCAGCAAAAGGTCCAAAAgatcgagctgcgtctCACCGATCGCCGCCGTGACGCGGatgcgacgcacgcgacCGTCAAACGCATTGCACAGGACCGCGAACGCGCCGACTTTGAAATGACGGCCTTGCACGAGCAGgagaagcagctcgaggtcgCCGAGACCAACCGGCAGCAGCTCATTGCCGACTTGCGGCGgggcgtcgccgagctcgaggagcggaCGTCCAACGAGCCGCAGCACGCGTCCGCGGAAGTCGACGCCcagctgcgcacggtcAAGACCGAGatgcgcgctgcggcagaGGACATGCGCGatgtcgaggcgcagcagacgGATCTTGCGACCGAGGAGCGCCAGTACCGCGTGCGGAAagagcaggccgagcagaAACTCGCGCGGCTCAACAACGTGCGCCACCAGCGCATGCAGATCCTGGCGCGGGGTGACAAAGATACCTACGATGCGATCGAATGGCTCGCGAACCACCGCGACATTTTCCAAAAGAACGTCTACGATCCGATCCTTGTCCTGCTCGACGTAAAGCAGCCGCAggcagcacgcgccgtcgagacGTGCCTCAACTGGAACTTTCAGCGGACATTTGTGTGCCAGTGCCGTGCGGACTATGATTTGTTTACGCGTGAGCTGATCGACAAGCGCGGCTGGCGCTTGaacgtcgtcgagctcgaaggcggccgcgcactAAGCGACTATCAGCCTCCAATCCCTGCGGAAGAGTTGCACCGCATGGGCTTTGACAACTATGCGTTGGACATGGTCGATGCGCCTGAAGACGTGCTGCGTTTCCTGTGCCACTCGGCGCACTTTCACCTGATTCCCATCTCGGTGCGTGGCAATGCGCAGCCCGAGCAGGTGGAACGCAGCGGCTACTTTCAGCGGTACATTATCGGCTCGACCGTCTTTTCCACGACCGTGTCCAAGTacggcaagcgcctgcCGGTGACGCGCTCCAACGACCTGAAGCCGCTGCGAAACTTTGCACACTCGGGCCagtccgaggcgcgcgagcacgccgagaACGAACTGCGCCtactcgccgagcgctttgctgcgctggacgagcgGAAACAGCGACTCCACGCGACGCACACACAGCACAAAGACCGCTACCGCGATCTCGTTGCACAGCgcgaccagctcgccgagaaacagcgcgacgcgcagcgcgtcgttGCCGAATGGCGCAAGGCCCAAGCGATCCTCCAGGCGGAGCGCCagaagctcgcgcgcgaagaggcacggccgccggtTGCCGCtcagcgccggcgcatcgaagaggagcgccgcaaggttGCTGTCGAGCTTGGaaagctcgccgagcgtctcctgcgcacgctgacATCGATGATGGAAGCGCGTGCGGACTGTGACGCAATGGTACTGAGCAGCCTGCACTATACCACGCAGCTCAACCAGTGCACCGATGCGCTACGCGAGCGCCagtcggcgctgcgcgaggcacaCCATGCGCTTGAGCAGGTGCTTGTCGCTTTCACGCAGGCCAAGGAAGAGACACTGGCGTGTAAGCGTTTGTACGAGCAGCGGATGGACGAGTGCGACGATgcgatgcgcgaggccTTCCGCGAGCAGTATGCCGACGACACAGAGAGCGTCGACCAGCTTGAGATGCAGTTGAACAGCGCTCAGGCCGCACTCGACATCCCGTGGGGCGTCGGGCCGaacgtcgtcgaggcctTCCGTcagcgcaaggccaaggtcgcgcagctgaaAGAAACGATCGaagcgacgcgcctcgagcagacGCGGTTTGAGGCGGCGATCCAGCGCGTGGAGAACTTGTGGCTccctgcgctcgagacgctcatCTTCAACGTAAACGAGCGTTTTTCTGCTGCGTTTCAGCGCCTTGGGTGTGCCGGCGAAATTCgcttggcgcgcgacgaggactaTGAAAAGTGGGGCATCGATATCCTGGTCAAGTTCCGTGATACGGAACAGCTTCAGCTGCTTACTGGACAGCGACAGTCAGGAGGC GAACGCTCTCTTTCGACAATTCTCTACCTGTTGAGCCTGACAGAGCTCTCGCGTTCGCCTTTCTCGCTTGTCGACGAAATTAATCAAGGCATGGACCCGCgtgcggagcgcgcggtgcacgacCAGATGGTCGCGATCAcatgccgcgccgaggcaggACA GTACTTTTTGATTACACCCAAGCTCCTCTCGGGCTTACGATACCACGAGCTAATGAAGGTGCTCTTGATCAATAACGGCGACTGGCTACCGGAGAAACTCATAT TGTCGGATGTGGTGGCGACCAAGCGCGCACGACTCGCAagcgctgccgcggcgcccgcggcgtcggccgctgGCTAG
- the HAP3 gene encoding transcriptional activator hap3 (EggNog:ENOG503P23V; COG:K), which yields MSNTEESNTAVADIAVPASEPKGIEQAADTSGATDATSVGTNWPAEGQGAGADGAKLAGSGTPGAWPSHLPPLPSQSAGADLPIANISRIMKRALPDNGKIAKNAKECMQECVSELISFITSEASDRCGSEKRKTINGDDILYSLRVLGFDNYEQVLKVYLSRYRQAQEENPRQRRRRSTKRRSSAQDGSNPDEATPGGTMQGGDDGDEDGDDIESDEEAEEEE from the coding sequence ATGTCCAACACGGAAGAGAGCAACACTGCCGTGGCTGATATCGCTGTTCCCGCCAGCGAACCCAAAGGTATTGAGCAGGCTGCGGACACTTCGggcgcgaccgacgcgaCGTCGGTCGGGACGAACTGGCCAGCGGAAGGTCAAGGCGCGGGCGCTGATGGCGCAAAGCTGGCCGgctccggcacgccgggTGCGTGGCCTTCGCACCTGCCGCCCCTCCCATCCCAATCTGCTGGTGCGGATCTCCCCATTGCCAACATTTCGCGCATCATGAAACGCGCGTTGCCCGACAATGGCAAGATTGCGAAAAATGCGAAAGAGTGCATGCAAGAGTGTGTGAGCGAGCTGATTAGCTTCATCACCTCGGAAGCGAGTGACCGTTGTGGCAGCGAAAAGCGCAAGACGATCAACGGCGATGATATCCTCTACTCTCTCCGTGTATTGGGCTTTGACAACTATGAGCAAGTCCTTAAAGTGTATTTGAGTCGCTACCGTCAGGCGCAAGAAGAGAAcccgcggcagcgccgtcgGAGATCGAccaagcggcgctcgtctgCCCAGGACGGCTCCAATCCTGACGAAGCCACCCCGGGCGGTACCATGCAAGGGGGTGACGATGGCGACGAGGATGGCGACGATATTGAGAGCGACGAAGAGgcagaggaggaggagTAA
- the ARB1 gene encoding ABC transporter ATP-binding protein arb1 (COG:S; EggNog:ENOG503NUDQ; BUSCO:EOG092614E6) yields the protein MPPVSASKAKRQAEKAAKQAAKAEKSGSSAATESTDATTATTSTKATSADEESGPITDMKKLALATERNASGVIVSDKQSRDIHIESFSMSFHGRLLIDNAVVQLNYGQRYGLLGENGSGKTTFLEALANRDVEIPEHIDIYLVRGEADPSNENALDYIIKSAREKVARLEREIEDMSVADDIDEVALELKYEELEELDPSTFEAKASAILHGLGFSQTMMAKPTRDLSGGWRMRVSLARALFIKPHLLLLDEPTNHLDLEAVVWLEAYLSTYNHILVFTSHSADFMDNVCTNILDLTLLKQFLTYGGNYSTYVRTKSDNEVNQMKAYHKQQEEIQHIKKFIASAGTYANLVKQAKSKQKIIDKMEAAGLIEPVVQPKPLRFNFEDVRKLPPPIIAFNDVGFSYSGKKEDFLYQDLSFGIDMDSRVAIVGQNGTGKSTLLNLITGMLMPVEGSVQRHAGLKLGKYSQHSADQLPYDKSPIEYIESKNKEKFPDKDVQFWRGQLGRFGLSGQHQTSAIRTLSDGLRNRVVFAQLAMENPHILLLDEPTNHLDMGSIDALASAIKEFEGGVVIVSHDFRLISQVAEELWEVKDRKIVNLSKQDIGIADYKKILMKNSADAIERAKMSAKTL from the exons ATGCCCCCCGTTTCTGCCTCCAAAGCAAAGCGCCAAGC TGAAAAGGCCGCCAAGCAGgctgccaaggccgagaagAGTGGCTCTTCGGCTGCCACCGAGTCCACCGACGCCACGACGGCCACGACTTCCACCAAGGCCACTTCTGCCGATGAGGAGAGCGGTCCTATTACCGATATGAAGAAGCTCGCTCTCGCCACGGAGCGTAACGCCTCCGGTGTCATTGTCAGCGACAAGCAGAGCCGTGACATTCACATCGAGAGCTTCTCGATGTCGTTCCACGGTCGTCTTCTGATTGACAATGCTGTTGTCCAGCTTAACTACGGTCAGCGTTACGGTCTCCTGGGTGAGAACGGCTCGGGTAAGACCACTTTCCTGGAGGCGCTGGCGAACCGCGACGTGGAGATCCCTGAGCACATTGACATCTACCTCGTCCGTGGTGAGGCTGACCCGTCGAACGAGAACGCGCTTGACTACATCATCAAGTCGGCTCGTGAGAAGGTCGCCCGTCTCGAGAGGGAGATTGAGGACATGTCGGTTGCCGACGACATTGACGAGGTCGCTCTCGAGCTCAAGtacgaggagctcgaggagctcgacccCAGCACCttcgaggccaaggccagTGCCATTCTTCACGGTCTCGGTTTCTCGCAGACGATGATGGCCAAGCCGACCCGTGACCTGTCGGGTGGCTGGCGTATGCGTGTGTCGCTCGCCCGTGCCCTGTTCATCAAGCCCCACCTTCTGCTGCTTGACGAGCCGACGAACCACTTGGACCTGGAGGCCGTCGTGTGGCTGGAGGCTTACCTGTCGACCTACAACCACATTCTCGTCTTCACCTCGCACAGTGCCGACTTCATGGACAACGTCTGCACCAACATTCTGGACCTGACGCTCCTGAAGCAGTTCCTTACCTACGGTGGTAACTACTCCACCTACGTGCGCACTAAGTCGGACAACGAGGTGAACCAGATGAAGGCGTACCACAAGCAGCAGGAGGAGATTCAGCACATCAAGAAGTTCATTGCCAGCGCTGGTACTTACGCCAACCTGGTGAAGCAGGCCAAGTCCAAGCAGAAGATCATCGACAAGATGGAGGCTGCTGGTCTCATCGAGCCCGTGGTGCAGCCCAAGCCGCTGCGCTTCAACTtcgaggacgtgcgcaagctccCTCCCCCGATCATTGCCTTCAACGATGTCGGTTTCAGCTACAGTGGCAAGAAGGAGGACTTCCTGTACCAGGACCTCAGCTTTGGTATTGATATGGACAGCCGTGTGGCCATTGTGGGTCAGAACGGTACCGGCAAGTCGACGCTGCTCAACCTGATCACCGGCATGCTGATGCCCGTGGAGGGTAGTGTGCAGCGCCACGCTGGTCTTAAGCTCGGCAAGTACTCGCAGCACTCTGCCGACCAGCTGCCCTACGACAAGAGCCCGATCGAGTACATCGAGTCGAAGAACAAGGAGAAGTTCCCTGACAAGGATGTCCAGTTCTGGCGTGGCCAGCTCGGCCGCTTCGGTCTCTCGGGTCAGCACCAGACCTCGGCGATCCGTACGCTCTCGGACGGTCTGCGTAACCGTGTCGTGTTTGCCCAGCTTGCCATGGAGAACCCTCATATCCTGCTGCTTGACGAGCCCACCAACCATTTGGACATGGGCTCGATCGATGCGCTTGCATCGGCCATCAAGGAGTTCGAGGGTGGTGTGGTGATCGTCTCGCACGACTTCCGTCTCATTTcgcaggtcgccgaggagctctGGGAGGTCAAGGACCGCAAGATTGTCAACCTGTCTAAGCAGGACATTGGCATTGCGGACTACAAGAAGATCCTCATGAAGAACAGTGCGGATgcgatcgagcgcgccaagaTGTCTGCCAAGACCTTGTAa